From the Magnetococcales bacterium genome, the window CACGGATCGAACGTCGCATCCAGCGCGATTACGGCGTCAAGGCCACGTGCAGCGCCACGCTGCCGCAACCAGCTGTCGCTTTTGCCTTTGCCCTCAATTTGTCGAAATGCGCCGGCACCCGTCGTTGCGTGGAGGCTTGTGTGCAGGAGAATAATTGCGGTCGCGATGGTACTCTGCAAAATATTCGTGTTCTGGAGATGGATGCCGGTCAACAGGACTTGTCCAAGGGAGACCCTTATTATCAACCGGAAAAGGTTCCGGTTCCGGGCCGATGGTATCTGCCTGTGCAATGTCAGCAGTGTGATGATCCCCCCTGTGTGCAGGCCTGTCCGGTCGGCGCCACCTGGAAGGAGCCGGATGGCGTGGTGGTCATCGATTATGATTGGTGTATCGGGTGTCGCTATTGCGCCGTTTCCTGCCCTTATTGGGCACGTCATTTCAACTGGGGAAAACCCCGGTTGACCGGAGATGAGGTGACGTTGCAAACCCACTATCTGGGCAATCGGCCTCGGATGGCCGGGGTGATGGAAAAGTGTACCTTTTGTTTGCAACGAACCCGCCAGGGAGGGATGCCGGCGTGCCAGGAGGCGTGTCCCACCGGGGCGCGCAT encodes:
- a CDS encoding 4Fe-4S dicluster domain-containing protein — its product is MTPLPENEGPVDGRRRRLLQGGVATGLAMAGSGSLLAMADADGAVSDTLGSFFQDHYLRMQPHEVVAALARIERRIQRDYGVKATCSATLPQPAVAFAFALNLSKCAGTRRCVEACVQENNCGRDGTLQNIRVLEMDAGQQDLSKGDPYYQPEKVPVPGRWYLPVQCQQCDDPPCVQACPVGATWKEPDGVVVIDYDWCIGCRYCAVSCPYWARHFNWGKPRLTGDEVTLQTHYLGNRPRMAGVMEKCTFCLQRTRQGGMPACQEACPTGARIFGNLLDPDSEIRYVLTHQQVFRLKEDLHTSPRFWYFADGP